In Cyprinus carpio isolate SPL01 chromosome B7, ASM1834038v1, whole genome shotgun sequence, a genomic segment contains:
- the LOC109092951 gene encoding putative C-type lectin domain family 20 member A — MDQTCLYLLFLSGLLSLTLCIQQEYILIKEAMTWGNAQNYCRTHHTDLATVQSTEDWARLREAADPFSDIAWIGLYNDINSWRWCYNEESLVFTNWISGQPDNYNGKEQCAGKNYNGGWLDETCTYSNYFICYDGSANATEKMVLSKTTKTWIDAREYCRQHYTDLAIIRSREDNDEINTLQSSLQVFVWIGLYRDTWKWSDQANFTSSTQLATQTFGLQTYDCVGAYINTGTPDDWTCSSAYYFCCNTVKRKRQVIRVQVKAAENMDEDKLKALVLKQFKQTLSDEDVSMTWRTQPNGKVFQKKWTARKHTTRVCRSLG; from the exons ATGGACCAAACTTGCCTTTATCTGCTTTTTCTTTCAG GACTGCTGTCATTAACTCTGTGTATACAACAAGAGTATATTCTAATCAAGGAGGCAATGACGTGGGGAAATGCACAGAATTACTGCAGGACGCACCATACTGACCTGGCCACCGTTCAGAGTACTGAAGACTGGGCGCGTCTGCGAGAAGCAGCAGATCCGTTTTCCGACATTGCCTGGATCGGACTGTACAATGACATCAACAGCTGGCGCTGGTGCTATAACGAGGAGAGTCTGGTGTTCACGAACTGGATTTCGGGTCAGCCAGATAACTacaatggaaaagagcagtgtgctggaaaaaattataatggagGCTGGCTAGATGAGACCTGCACCTACtcaaattatttcatttgttatGATG GAAGTGCAAATGCAACAGAGAAAATGGTTTTGAGCAAGACTACAAAGACATGGATTGATGCTCGGGAGTACTGCAGACAGCATTATACAGACCTGGCTATCATTAGGAGTAGAGAAGACAATGATGAGATAAACACATTGCAATCTAGTTTGCAGGTTTTTGTCTGGATTGGATTGTACAGAGACACTTGGAAGTGGTCAGATCAGGCGAACTTCACTTCCTCAACCCAACTCGCTACTCAGACATTTGGACTACAGACCTATGACTGTGTTGGTGCATATATCAATACTGGTACACCTGATGACTGGACATGCAGCTCAGCTTATTACTTCTGCTGTAACACTG TCAAGAGGAAGAGGCAGGTGATCCGAGTGCAGGTGAAAGCCGCTGAGAACATGGATGAAGACAAACTGAAGGCGCTCGTCTTAAAACAG ttcaAGCAGACGCTGAGCGACGAGGACGTCTCTATGACATGGAGGACACAACCCAACGGGAAAGTCTTCCAGAAGAAGTGGACTGCACGGAAACATACTACTCGTGTTTGTCGTTCTTTGGGGTGA